A region from the Pempheris klunzingeri isolate RE-2024b chromosome 17, fPemKlu1.hap1, whole genome shotgun sequence genome encodes:
- the LOC139216282 gene encoding serine/arginine-rich splicing factor 4-like, whose amino-acid sequence MDSIKYQEIIGVNVRPSVRKLKLRSHWTFQQDDEQTSKSTTAWSQDRRVGTEEPGQKSRSRRVGTGEPGQKSRNRRAGTEEPGQESRTRRAGTEESEQKSRDRRAGTGEPDQKSRDRRVGTEEPGQESRTRRAGPEEPGQESRDRRAGTGEPGQESRDRRVGTGESGQESRTRRAGPGESGQESRTRRAGTGEPDQKSRDRRAGTGEPGQKSRDRRVGTGEPDQESRDRRAGPEEPGQESRDRRAGTVESGQESRDRRVGTGESGQESRDRRVGTEESGQKSRDRRVGTEEPDQKSRDKRVGTEESEQESRTRRVGTKESGQESRDRRVGTEESEQKSRDRRAGTEEPGQKSRDRRVGTGESEQESRDRRVGTEESGQESRDRRAGTGESGQESRDRRTGTEESGQESRDRRVGTEESGQDILTFTSDLNV is encoded by the exons atggattcaatcaagtatcaggaaatcatAGGAGTGAACGTTAGgccatctgtgaggaagctgaagcttaggagtcactggaccttccaacaggacgATGAGCAGACCTCAAAGTCCACCACGGCTTG GAGCCAGGACAGAAGAGTCGGGACAGAAGAGCCGGGACAGAAGAGTCGGAGCAGGAGAGTCGGGACAGGAGAGCCGGGGCAGAAGAGTCGGAACAGAAGAGCCGGGACAGAAGAGCCGGGACAGGAGAGCCGGACCAGAAGAGCCGGGACAGAAGAGTCGGAACAGAAGAGCCGGGACAGAAGAGCCGGGACAGGAGAGCCGGACCAGAAGAGCCGGGACAGAAGAGTCGGAACAGAAGAGCCGGGACAGGAGAGCCGGACCAGAAGAGCCGGACCAGAAGAGCCGGGACAGGAGAGCCGGGACAGGAGAGCCGGAACAGGAGAGCCGGGACAGGAGAGCCGGGACAGGAGAGTCGGGACAGGAGAGTCGGGACAGGAGAGCCGGACCAGGAGAGCCGGACCAGGAGAGTCGGGACAGGAGAGCCGGACCAGGAGAGCCGGGACAGGAGAGCCGGACCAGAAGAGCCGGGACAGGAGAGCCGGGACAGGAGAGCCGGGACAGAAGAGTCGGGACAGGAGAGTCGGGACAGGAGAGCCGGACCAGGAGAGCCGGGACAGGAGAGCCGGACCAGAAGAGCCGGGACAGGAGAGCCGGGACAGGAGAGCCGGAACAGTAGAGTCGGGACAGGAGAGTCGGGACAGAAGAGTCGGGACAGGAGAGTCGGGACAGGAGAGTCGGGACAGGAGAGTCGGGACAGAAGAGTCGGGACAGAAGAGTCGGGACAGAAGAGTCGGGACAGAAGAGCCGGACCAGAAGAGTCGGGACAAAAGAGTCGGAACAGAAGAGTCGGAACAGGAGAGCCGGACCAGAAGAGTCGGGACAAAAGAGTCGGGACAGGAGAGTCGGGACAGAAGAGTCGGGACAGAAGAGTCGGAACAGAAGAGTCGGGACAGAAGAGCCGGGACAGAAGAGCCGGGACAGAAGAGTCGGGACAGAAGAGTCGGAACAGGAGAGTCGGAACAGGAGAGCCGGGACAGAAGAGTCGGGACAGAAGAGTCGGGACAGGAGAGCCGGGACAGGAGAGCCGGGACAGGAGAGTCGGGACAGGAGAGCCGGGACAGGAGAACCGGGACAGAAGAGTCGGGACAGGAGAGCCGGGACAGAAGAGTCGGGACAGAAGAGTCGGGACAGGACATCCTCACCTTCACCAGTGACCTGAACGTTTGA